CTCCGAGTGCCAAACTGCGTCCCAACAACCGAGGGCTCGCAAAGAAATTCTTCTAACACAGTTCCATGCCGCGCAGGTAACCCTACATGGCCACCCATGACCCATCAATCGCCGCCCCAAGATCCTCGAAGCTTCTGTTCCTGCAGCCACACCGTTACGTGCAAGTGATCCAACTGGTAAATCCATTAATTGTTACCTCCTAATCATGCAGCTAGTCTGCAAGTGTTGCTTCGTGTAGCCACATCCTCGATCAATCATGTGGGATAGCGTATGATCGATCGTGTGGCGTGTGCTCGGCCTGACTCCGACAGCGACGCCGGCGCGAGGTAGGGGAGGTGGATGCCCTGAGGTCGACGACGCTGCCTTACCGGCGAGGACGGAGCACGCTGCTGTTGGAATTTATTGCTTCACTGCGTTGCTGGAGCACGCTCCAACACTTGCTGTGTCAATGATTTGGTTGGCGATTCGACTAGACATCGATCTATCGGCTGCACCAGGAAAGGTCTAGAGTTTTATGAGTCTGATTGATTATTCCTCCATCTCACACCATCTATAAAACATTTCCATCAGCTAGCACTTCCTTCTTAACAACACCAAGAGTTGCTTGCAAGTTACAAGGTGATGAGAGGCAGCAAggaaacacaaacacacacacgcacacagagACATGGGATCCTTGGGCCCTGCCGTGAGCGTGAGCATGGCCAAGGCCAACGGCGGCAAGGTGGCCGTCGGCGGCCAGAAGCAGCAGCAGAGCGGCACGTTCAGCTGCGGCTTCCAGATGCCGCTGCACTACCCGCGGTACAGGAAGGCGGACTACGAGGCGATGCCGGAGTGGCGCGTCGACTGCCTGCTCCGAGAGTACGGCCTCCCTGTCACAGGCGACATCGAGGAAAAGAGGAGGTTCGCCATGGGCGCCTTCCTCTGGCCCGGCCAGTATTGATTCACCTTGTTACATGAGTATTACATATTTTCATTCGGAGCAGAGGCCGATCAGCAAGCTACCGCCTAGCAGAGACTGATCAGCAATGGCAGCAGCAACATCACGTCTCCATGACCATGTATGAAGAAGACCTCGCGATATTATatttctatctatatctatatctatatttatacctactattaaagggaataagtATTCTTGGTTTGATTTAGTCCTTTATGTTTGGTTTACACACGTTAAGCAATCTAAGCCAGTTActtgtatgttgatgggccttttatgggctttcatacagAGACcgtgaaaaataattgggtcaaaataaatcaacattgtgagaATTGAACACAAGACCTCCTGTCTATCTCTTAGATGTAAGAACCAAAGACTTATGCACCTTTCATATTTACTAATCCCAACTCACTCTAAATATATGAGTGGCAGTCATcatgtttatttatttttttgcgagaaaagGAGTTAATATTAAAACGGCCAGGATCCGCGCGCCCCGGCGCCTCCGCTCGGCCTGGCCGCTCCCGTAGGCCACGAACGCGAGGAGGGGAGAAGGCCTCCACCGCCAGCCACCGCGAGGGGCTTTGCCCCGGCGGctctggccggcggcggcggggaaggggaggaggaggagggctagCGGCAAGGGGTCCACACAGAAAATGAAATTACAACCAAGCCCCTCTGCAACCCGACTAAGCTGGCGCCGTGGATGAGCCGCTGACGCGCCGTTCGCCGCTGCTCGCTGACGCCTTGGATTGAAGCAGCCCCTGGGCAAAACGGAAAGTCTCCGATCAACGGTCCCTGAGGACCTACACCCATGGTTATCGTCGTCGTCGCACCGCTCAACATCGCCTTCCTTCTCCACATCTTCAACCACCGGAATCGCCATCCCTCGATCTCCGGCACGGGGGAACCATGCACGGCCTCTCCACCGAGCAGCGAGCACGAAGAAAGGAGCTGGTCCACCGCGGAGCTCCACCGGAACTTCGCCGTTGAAGGGGGGGCCAACACCTACAAAAAGCCGATCCAGTCGCACCGCCGCCTCCACGACGCCACCGGCTGGCTCCCTAGGCACTCCTACACTATGTACACGCTGCAAATCGGGCCTCCCCCGTCCTCCTACCGCCGGAGCGTCCGGCGGAGGGTGAGGGAGCCGCCGATTCGGCAACGGCGAGGTGGAGAGCCCGGGGTTCGCACAAATCTTCCTTCGTTTCTGTAGATGGGGAAGGGTGAGGTCCAAGGCTCATGTTTAGGGAGagataattaagcgaatgagctaataaaggaggattgtgggcttaaatataatatttaaacgaatgtggctaattaaagaaaggattatgGGTAAATCGATGGAATAACTATTAGAAAGATTATGGTCTTAATAAATTCTACATGAAGGATTTGAGATAAAAAGGTAGGATAATTAAAAGAAAGGATCTATAGGCcttaatgtgttggggctactaaactaGAAAAGGAAGGATTTGATTCCCGACTAAAACGGGTGAGGACTTCATGGTAATTAATGAAAGGATCATACTTAAATGCCATTAAAAAAGGATTGTATTTAAATGAAATTAGTGGGATATTACGCCCCgcaaagaaaatatgaacacgACTAAATTGCGACGTAttttttttatgttcattttgtagaaggaCGATGCTGCGTTGCAACATGTTCTTCATAATGAATCCAATGCTGTGGGATATTATGCTTGTGCAAAACATCAATTTtctccgttgcaacgcatgggcatatgtgctagttcctctgtaaagaaatacaAGATCACTAATAGTGATCTAAACTaccttatatttctttacgaagggaGTATCATCTAATCGTAATCTTCAATAATCCATAGACAGTGGGGTCATGTACCCTGCTCCTCCGCTTTGCCGCCGCTGGCAGGGACGAAGCTAGAAAAAAAGTTTAATGGTGTCGTGTCTATGACAGTGGGGTCATCTTCTATAAATAAGTAatcatctataccaatataaaaagacccaaaaagGCAGATCCAACTGATCTTAGCCATCGCACTAAgttaatccaacgacctagactgctccaaTGGCGAGCGTTAAACGTGTTTAATGTGCAATTAATATAATACCAAATATTGCACTAATTACAGGATTAACATAGAAATAATAGCATACCTAATATCCGCGTGtaattaatatattgcctaaatattaacgtgcattgcacgtgcgcaTTTACTAGTTAGTACTAAATTAGTGAAGGATTTACTAATTTCATTGGGGTCAATTCATCCCactgcttagagcatctccagccattggcCCCCCGGCGGCTCGTAAAATCGCCGTCTGGGGGCGAACCGGCGCAAAAATCAGCCTGGGGGCTTTCGGGTTCCCAGCCGCCGGCCCCAAGGTCGCCCCCAGAAGGTGTCTTTAATGTTTTTTTAAAAAGAAATTTGGCTAAAATTCGGTAAACGGGACAAACATTCGGCTAAAATTCGGCGAACATGACATTACTTAGCCGACTTAAATAGTTTTTTTACATAGGAAACTGAAAATACTTAAAAAACAAATGCCGCAACTACGGGCCGAAGGATGCGCTGAGCGCGGcgaagtcgccgccgtcgccgtcgccgccatcgccgttgtCATCGTTGTCCTTCTCCTCCTTCACACGGCCGCCCCTGCTCGAGCCCTACCCGGGGTCGCCCTGGCGGACCGGTGGCGGCGCGTCGTCATCGCTATCGTCGTCGAGGACGACAATGCCTCTCTCGTCGCGGCCCCGGCGCCGAGCGGCGAATTGCTCGAAGGCATGACACTGGCGCTCCAGCTCCGTCCGCGCCCAGTCCTCGCACGCGTACTTCAAGGCCGCCTCGTCAGAGAGGACCGGTTTCGTCTTCATGGCGGCGACGAGCCCTGGCtttgtctttggcttgacgaagcagggaggagccgaggaggaggcatGCTCACCCTCGTTGATGACGACGCCGGCGCTGCGGGAGCGCCGGCCTAGCGGTGTCTCCTCGGGCTCGACCTTGACGCTGAACAGCGCCCGGCGACCCGgaggaggagtgggaggaggaggaagaagaggacgtcgTCCCCCTCGATATACATTGGTCGCCGGTCTGGGCCCGGGCGGCAGGGTACGTTAACGGCTGGTCGTTGCCATCCTCGAGGTGCCGGAGAACGGCGTGAAGCGAGCAGTTGGGGCGCCCCATGACAGGCGGCGCCCTTCGCTGTTCTTGGTGCCCCGCACCACCGGCATCCCGTTGGTGGAGGCCAGCCGCTGCGCCTGCCGGTGCTAAAAGTACGCCACCCACCCCTCATGGTTGCCGGCAGCGTACTGCGGGAGGGCCCGCTGCTCCTCCGTCAGCGACGCCCGCACACGGTCGACCTTGTCGGTGAAGTAGTCGGTGCGCGCTGCGACGTCGGGCAGCGGGGGGATGGGGATGCCACCGGCGCTAAGCCTCCACCCCTCCGGCCTTGCGCGCTTGTCGGGAGGCGTTGGGATGTTGTCCTCGAATAGTAAGTGCGCCTCACACTCGtgcagcgagcggcggccgaagccgttggccaccGCCCCATCGCCGGGGAATCGCTCGGCCATCGTCGCAGCTGGGCTTGGGGAAAGAGGGGAGGGACGTCGGCGGCGGCTGCGCACGGGGAGAGTGAGGCAGAGCTTGGCGGCTGTGGGCTAGTGTGGCCACAGGCGAGGGGGAGGCCTTGCTTTTATAGCAGCCGGGTGCCATATGTACGCATGGCGGGAGGGGGGGCGTCGTCGCGCCACctgtgaggaatcaatggaaggctgactgacggcagccttggcattgattccccgcgggaaaccgaggtGTTGTGAGGACGGTGAGGCAagtgtcgctgactcggcgggcccgcagTTCGTTCGGGCCAAAATTGcttgccccggcgcccccgggcgccccccaacgtgccgggttcggcctgggttcgGCGGCGCCAGTTTCGACCCAGACCGGCAAAAAACAGGCTCCTTGGGGCGCGACTAGGCCGTTTTTTGGGTGCTGGCGCGAAAAAATTgcctgggggcctgttgggggcgcggctggagatgctcctaTAAGCCAGCTCCGTCCCTGGCCGCTGGAGGGGCTATCCGCGAAGTCCGTGCGTGCCCCAGGGAAGGTGGCAGCGAGGCGTTTCCCCTCTCCACGGTGTTGCACGCGCTCTTTCCGCATTGCCCTTAGCACGGGCGAGATGCAGGGCTACGGGAGCGGCGTCAGTGTGGGGAGAGGTCGGATCCTGGCCGGTCTTGGCCGGATCTAGTTTCTTCGCCCTCGTTGGCCACCCTCGATGTGGTGCATGCCGTATCAACAGGTAGTGCTCGACGACTCCATGGTGGGGTCACGGACGTTGATTTGCGTCGGCCGGCGTGCGACGGCGAGGTGGGGCTGCGAGCTCTGGCGGGCAGCAAAGGCTGGATCACGGGGGCCGCCGGCGGAGGATGTGTCAGCGGTTGTTGATTCACGACAGGCGATGCAGCGGCCACGGTGTTGGACGATCCGTGCACAAGACGTTTGATGGAGGTTATTGGAACAaatctgggtgaaaacctgctctcgGCTACTGTCAAGGCCAGCGATGGCGGCACTATTCGGTGTCGTTCGCTTGTTGATGGCATCGCTGTTGAGAAGTTCCAGGCCACTATCTTCTActtccgggggaaaccctaaatcAGTAGATCGAGTGATGGAGGCATTCTTGTGTCATTTCCTActtggggcgtcattcttggaggtgtgcaTGGGCTCGAAGGACCAGTGGACGACATCTTTGGTGGagtggtgcttcatcctacacattgatggCGACGTATCTCGGCGGCATGGCGCAGTGGAGACTTGACGTCCGATGTATGGCGACGGACTCGCGTAGGAGGGCGACGCTGTAAcacccaagatgcggctatatctcccacgtgtcgaggcacgacttagaggcataaccacattttagttttgtcgcaagaagggtcatcttcacccaATCCCATGTACAAGATCAAGGataataaatagttggcttacaatcgccacgtcacacaatgatcaaataattcatacatcattcagagtacacacatagtccgactacagacggatccaaatgaaaagaagacaaccccaaatgctaaatcctgatcgtcccaactaggcgccactactgatcatcaggaaacgaaacatagtaacgaccaaggtcctcatcgaactcccacttgagcttggttgcatcacccgcatcggtatcatcggcacctgcaactgttttggtagtatctgtgagtcgcgaggactcagcaatctcaaaacccacgagatcaagactatttaagcttatgggtaggatatggttatgaggtggagctgcagcaatcactaagcaaatatggtggataAAATACGAgttcaagagtaagatgagaaactacgcaacggtcataaactagaagtgatcaagaagtgatcatgaactacttatgttcaaacatgacCCCACtatgttctcttcccgaacctcatcaaaagagatcatcacggttacacacgcggttggtgtcttCTAATTTAAGTCAAGTGTCAGGTTCTCTACAATCGAatattagcaaattcccatctgccacataaccgcgagcacagctcttgaaagtttataccctgcaggggtgtcccaacttagcccatgacaagctcatgatccgcggagacaatcctccatcgcgggaccctccgatcagactcggaatcccggtgcacaagatatttcaacaatggtaaaactagtccagcaagacctcctgatGCACCGACCTAGCCTGACAGGAGTGGCgcgatctcgttctcagggtacaccggatgagctaagcgtacaggtaccaacataacccaagttgccaaggagcggtcccgcacggtgctctagtttggaccaacattcatgaggagcactggcccccggggggggggggttgattaaATCCACGGGGTCAGGAAAGTCCCTATGCAAGGTTTAGTTGtgattaggaaaatggtaaaaccaaggttgggccttgctggaggagttttattcaaagcgaactatcaagaggggcccataaaccctcatcgtgttaggggcgcaaaatcaaggaacataacaccggtatgacggaaactagggcggcaagagtggaacaaaacaccaagcaaaatgcctagccttccaccttttaccaagtatatagatgcattaattaaataagagacattgtgatatcccaacatatccatgttccaaacatgaaacaacctgcaaggcacctgcaattagcaacgctataagatgggctgagcaaaagcggtaacgtagccaagcaacgatttgctaggaaggtgggttagaggcttgacatggcaatatgggaggcatgataaacaagtggtaggtagcgcgacatagcgatagaacgaacaactagcaagcaaagatagaagtgatattgggggtaatgatcatcttgcctgcaaagttctcagggttgtcgaaagcttgctcctcgtgaaCGTACTCAACAGGAtcttcgttcacgaactcgtctcccggctctacccaaagtaaacacaagcaacggaacaacaatcaatcacgctgcaatgcacaagcaacatgatgcaagacatggcatggaatgcaaggtatgatatgcaacatatatgagTACTTCGGAAGGGAaaagatgatcaaggcatcaacttggcaaaccaagcatgccgctGGAAAGAGTGAataatttcggtcgaaatcgatataaaaatcaccggaaacggatgtacAGTTTGCAAATGTCGAGCAAAACAAGAACGATGCAAAACTGCATTTAACAGCATCATAGCActtaagatgcatcatgaaattatgctacaacactgcaacatagcaacaaagcacatggcagtgaagcaaaagtgaagctctacaaatcatgaacactgagcttctgctagaactcactagaacaagcctaaaatagcatggcaaaaatgcaaatgataacagcttcacagacttagtgaaaatactaaacatggTATAAACTACAtaaggtagcaatgtttagagctagcaaacaatatgctataggaacatatcatggaaaacaaaggtatggcatgctaatactaaaggcaAAGAACAGAACTCCCTTACTGTGCTTGAGCCAAAGATGCACAGAAAATGAGGTAGcgcccatgcaaacatggcaagtgatatgatcaGTTTCAGACTTCATAGAAAAACatgacatggcagaaacagattcatgatagcaactttgcaagctcataccACTCACCAAAAAGCATTTCATGGTATCACAAGGTAACCAACCATAAtaagacacatttatgaagctaaacatggcaagagagagttcatagggtgcatggatcactagcaaaactcatGGCAAAAATGCACTCCATGTTAACAATCCGCCAGCAAccatatttagcaaaagtagagcatggtaatgacaagttacactactccataattacaaccataGGCATgcatggatagagaacaaccatatcttcaaaacactcttactgaatTTCATCAAAATATGCACGAATCTACTTGAGGCAACAAGACAACATAGCAACATAATATGACAGGAAAAGACTTAGCAAAAATACTAAGTGtccgaaatcagcaacatcatgtagCCTACTTTGCATCCTTGTACTAGTCACCATACaactcataaaaatacatggattgcaccactgtaaatatggcatggagatgctcctaaaacatgtagacatgatgctcaaaggatgcacacacaaaatgcaatgaaaatgacaaatcaacaAGTTATGATGGATTCCAGCaggcaacatcatatagcacttttgcaagggatattaaggcatcaatatggacagtaacatgcatgcaaatgacactaacatgaagagcatcacgatacgaacatttcgatatatcatatgcgcaaatcggagctacgagcATGGGGATATGGCATGTCAAAGAGGGTCACATATTGTTGGATCTCACGGACTTGGACGAAAATATCACCTTGCGGATCTAGGGTTCGTCCGCGGCACACGAACCGAGGTGGCCGGCCGAGCTCGTCGTAGATGAAGGAGATGACCGGGGTAGCGGGGTCTGGCGAGGCGGGGAGAGGCGGCATGACACGGTCGCCggaggcggggcgcggcggcggacgggcgACGGGACGGCCGAGGGCGGGAGAGTCGAGGCGGCGGATTTCAGCGCGGGCCAGCGATGGCGGACAGCGGCTGGTGATGGCAGGTCACGATGGAGGCGGGCGGTGCGAGGTGCGGGTGTGGGCGGCAGGCAGCGGCGGAGGGCGGCAGAGTGGACAGGTGGCGGCGCGCGATTCGTCGAGGCAGTTCTGGGCCGCGCGGGCCGCGTGGCGGTGGGCGGCGGAGTGGACAGGTGGCGGCGCGTGATTCGTCGGGGCGGCagtggcggacgtgtccggccatcGCGGACGCGTCCGATGGCGGCGGGAGAGGGTGGAACTAGGGTTTCGCCCAAAAATGGAGGGGAAGGGGCCTTTTTatcggtagagggagctaggagagtcgaaatgaggtgcggtgttcgcccacatgatcgtgatccaatGATGGAGattatggagggggtttagatgggctagtgggctgttctgCAGGGGTGTTGGCTGCAATGAAAGAGGGGTTTTTGCGGTTACCCatttaaccattggggcatcaaacgacctccaaatggaacaaaatttgacaggcggatgtcctagcagaaggacttagtcgtggagccatcacaactaggttaggttaaaggggttaaacgggacaaaggacacatgagtttatactggttcggccccttgcagtgaaggtaaaggcctagtccagtttgaggtggtattgcttgggtttcgattaccagggagtgaatacgcttgacctagttctcgatctcttgtttcttgtcctgaaccgccgccgggtcatccctttatatacacaggttgacgcccagcggctcacagagtcccggccggctcatacacaacatgtccggctcggtgactagttacacatgccttataatacaagtcatacatatatgacGGTTTACACCtccgggccttaagtcgcccttgggttTTGGGCCTTCAGTAAGCCTGCTTCATGAACCGCTATCTTCAATCGTCTTCCTAGGCTTTGTCATAACAAACTTGAACGGTATAACACgttccctcctgggcgggtcatacccaatagttatatccccaacactaccggtgatgtaccaaggccactcgacaaatctcggcccattccgagaatttttTTCTCTCGTTTACGAAACGAGATCTgaggggtgcaacgggtgcatgtgtgaGTGGCGGATTCTGaaacagacaatggggaaaataaccgtatgcatgagacgaacacgaatgcaaatgagatgcacatgattacatgagataaaatgcatgacatgaacaaaatgcaaaaataagacaaaacccaaccacggaggatatAGCATATAACTTagccgaaaaaggcaagagttggagttacaattatggaatgttacatccgggtgttacaactctccaccactacaagaggatctcgacccgagatctaggactgaaagaactccagatattcggaacggaggtgatcctcgcgctcccaggtggcttctcggtcggaatggtgagaccacttaactttcaggaatttgatcgacttgttgcgagttttgcgctcggtttcttctagAATGGCAATGGGATGCTAatgataagacaaatcttcttgtaggtcaatctcttcgaagttgatagtgcgctcgggcgtcttgaagcacttgcaaagctgtgacacgtgaaacacatcgtgtacATTTGCGAAGTTGGGCGGgatctcaagttgataggcgaggtcgcctcttttgccaatgatcttgaaaggacccacatatcttggggcaagcttccctttgataccgaagcgttgagtgcctttcattggagagatgcggagattgacatggtctccgatctcaaaagccaagtcacggtgcttgctatcacagTAACTCTTCTAGAGcgattgcacggctttgagattttcacggattacTTTACACATTTCTCCAGCTtcatgatcaagtcattgccaagaagttggcgttcaccagtctcggaccaattgagaggagtacgacactttctgccataaagAATTTTGAATGGCGCCTTGCCCAAACTttcttggtagctgttgttgtaggagaactcgacacatggaagacaatcttcccacttcaaaccgaaagagatgacacaagctctgagcatgtctttgaggatttgattgactcgctctacttgaccacttgtttgaggatggaaagccgtgctgaagcaaatgttggtgcccatggccttctagaaggagtcccagaacttagaagtgaaaatgcttccacggtctgaagaaatcaattgtggaattccatgcaacgagacaattctggaggtgtatagctctgccaactgagctgtcgTGAtatattctttgattggaaggaaatgagccacttttgtaagcttgtcaatggcaacgaagatagcatcgttcccacgcttggactttgggaaGCCAATGACAAAGTCcatttcgatatgatcaaacttccattttggaatagcaagaggttggaggagaccagctggtcgttgatgttctgctttcacccttcggcagacatcacattcattcacgaattgagcaatttctcgcttcattcgagtccaccaatacgacttcttaaggtcatggtacatcttcgaactACCTGGATGAATGGAAAGAACAGAATTGTGCGCTttgttcattatgaccttccttagaccacctttaggaaccacaatccggtcctcgaagaataaGGAGTCCTTGTCATCAATgcaatagcacttgtatttggataagcccttggcaataccttgtttcaccttcttcaccatggtatcaaggagttgtgcctcacgaatttggtcttccaaaattggagtgacttgaaggttggcaagaaaaccttgaggaacaacttggaggttgagcttgcggaaagcttcacaaagatctggttggcatggcttgagaattaagctgttgcaataagcctttctgctcaaagcatttgcaatcacattcgcctcgcCTGGAGTATatccaatacttggattgtactcttgaatcatttctacCCAACGAGTTTTCcgaaggttgaggttgggttgagtgaagatatatttgaggctcttatgatcggtgaaaatgtccacttgtcttcccaacaagagatgtctccatgttattaatgcacggacaactgccgccaactcaagattgtgagtggggtagttcctttcattgggcttcaactgacaagAATTATAGACcacaaatttcttctcttgcattaacatggCATCGAGACCTTGCAACGAGTCATCACAGAAAACTTTGAATGGTTTAGACTCAACAGGAGGAGTTAGGATAGGAGCTAAGATGagtttctctttgagggtgttgaaagcaacgtcacactcaggcatccaggaatacttgacatgcttctggaggaggttggaaagaggtttagcaatctttgagaaattctcaacgaatcttcggcaatagcttgcaagcccaaggaaactgcggagctgcttgacattatgaggaggttcccagttcacaattgcagaaaccttctTCGGATTAATAGCAATgcctt
This portion of the Triticum dicoccoides isolate Atlit2015 ecotype Zavitan chromosome 7A, WEW_v2.0, whole genome shotgun sequence genome encodes:
- the LOC119334231 gene encoding uncharacterized protein LOC119334231, which produces MGSLGPAVSVSMAKANGGKVAVGGQKQQQSGTFSCGFQMPLHYPRYRKADYEAMPEWRVDCLLREYGLPVTGDIEEKRRFAMGAFLWPGQY